A window from Gopherus flavomarginatus isolate rGopFla2 chromosome 4, rGopFla2.mat.asm, whole genome shotgun sequence encodes these proteins:
- the FERMT1 gene encoding fermitin family homolog 1, with amino-acid sequence MTSSKEYGSNSWELIVTVDHQYEEEQKEFTLRVVGDLHIGGVMLKLVEQINLSRDWSDYALWWEQKKCWLLKTHWTLDKCGVQADAKLLFTTQHKMLRLCLPNMKTVRLKVSFSSVVFKAVSDICKTLNIRRSEELSLLKQSEDTLKKKKKKDKNNKEPVIEDILNLYNSPVISGSPASPGLFSKTMTPIYDPVNGTPVPSTMTWFSDSPLTAPNCSILAFSHPNCSPETLAEMYQPRTLADKAKLNAGWLDSSQSLMEQSVQEDDQLLLRFKYYTFFDLNPKYDAVRINQLYEQARWAILLEEIDCTEEEMLIFAALQYHLSKLSLSSEAQDFTHESEVDEVEAALSNLEVTLEGGKMDNILEDITDIPKLADNLRLFRPKKLTLKAFKQYWFVFKDTSVSYFKNKEAGHGEPIEKLNLKGCEVVPDVNVAGRKFGIKLLIPVADGMNEVYLRCDNENQYACWMAACVLAAKGRTMADSSYQPEVHKILSFLKMKNRTTSPQAVSDPESMDMKPERFVSPRYAKKYKSKQLAARILEAHQNVAQMPLVEAKLRFIQAWQSLPEFGLTYYIVRFKGSKKDDLLGISYNRLIRIDAATGDPITTWRFSSMKQWNVNWEIRQVAIEFDQNVSIAFTCLSADCKIVHEYIGGYIFLSTRSKDQNETLDEDLFHKLTGGRE; translated from the exons ATGACTTCCTCAAAAGAATATGGATCCAATTCTTGGGAGCTCATTGTCACAGTTGATCATCAGTATGAAGAagagcaaaaggaatttacacTTCGGGTCGTGGGAGATCTACATATTGGTGGAGTGATGCTCAAATTAGTAGAACAAATCA ATTTATCACGGGATTGGTCAGACTACGCTCTTTGGTGGGAGCAGAAGAAGTGCTGGCTTCTGAAGACCCACTGGACGCTGGAtaagtgtggggtgcaggcagatGCCAAGCTGCTCTTTACCACGCAGCACAAGATGCtgcgcctctgtttgccaaacaTGAAAACTGTGCGGCTGAAGGTCAGCTTCTCTTCAGTGGTGTTCAAGGCTGTCAGTGACATCTGCAAAACCCTCA ATATTAGACGGTCGGAAGAACTCTCTCTGTTGAAACAATCGGAAGAtactttgaaaaagaaaaagaaaaaagacaagaatAACAAAGAACCAGTCATAGAAGACATTTTAAACCTGTACAACTCTCCAGTGATTTCAGGATCACCAG CAAGTCCTGGTTTATTCAGTAAAACTATGACTCCCATTTATGACCCTGTCAATGGAACACCAGTCCCTTCTACTATGACTTGGTTCAGTGACAGCCCTCTGACCGCACCAAACTGCAGCATCCTTGCGTTCAGCCATCCCAACTGTTCTCCGGAAACGCTGGCCGAAATGTATCAGCCTCGGACTTTAGCTGACAAAGCCAAACTTAATGCAGG cTGGCTGGATTCATCACAATCGCTTATGGAACAAAGCGTCCAGGAGGACGATCAGCTTCTCTTACGCTTTAAGTACTACACTTTCTTTGATCTGAATCCAAAG TATGATGCGGTGCGAATAAACCAGCTATATGAGCAAGCCCGGTGGGCCATCCTATTAGAAGAAATCGATTGCACAGAGGAAGAAATGTTGATCTTTGCTGCATTACAG TATCACTTAAGCAAGTTATCGTTATCATCAGAGGCACAAGATTTCACACACGAATCTGAAGTAGATGAAGTGGAAGCTGCGCTTTCCAATCTGGAAGTAACGCTGGAAGGTGGAAAAATGGATAACATCTTG GAGGACATTACAGACATACCGAAACTTGCAGATAATCTTAGGCTATTTAG GCCCAAGAAGCTAACACTAAAAGCCTTCAAGCAGTACTGGTTTGTCTTTAAAGACACTTCAgtatcttattttaaaaacaaggaagCTGGGCACGGAGAACCTATTGAGAAGCTAAACCTAAAAG GATGTGAAGTTGTCCCAGATGTAAATGTAGCCGGGAGAAAATTTGGAATTAAATTACTAATTCCTGTTGCTGATGGCATGAATGAAGTGTATTTGAGATGCGATAAT GAGAATCAATATGCCTGCTGGATGGCTGCTTGTGTCTTAGCTGCCAAAGGCAGAACAATGGCAGACAGCTCTTACCAGCCTGAGGTGCACAAAATCCTTTCATTCCTGAAGATGAAGAACCGGACCACGTCTCCGCAGGCGGTCTCTGATCCAGAGAGCATGGACATGAAACCGGAACGCTTTGTCTCACCACGATATGCCAAAAAATACAAGTCCAAACAG TTGGCCGCCCGCATTCTGGAAGCCCACCAAAATGTAGCACAGATGCCGCTAGTGGAAGCCAAGTTGCGCTTTATCCAGGCGTGGCAGTCCCTCCCCGAGTTCGGCTTAACATACTACATTGTAAG GTTTAAAGGAAGCAAGAAAGATGATTTGCTGGGAATTTCCTATAACAGGCTGATTAGGATTGATGCAGCCACTGGGGATCCTATCACAACATGGAGATTCTCCAGTATGAAACAGTGGAATGTGAACTGGGAAATACGTCAG GTTGCAATTGAGTTTGATCAAAATGTGTCCATTGCTTTCACGTGCCTGAGTGCAGATTGCAAGATTGTCCATGAATACATTGGAGGTTACATCTTCCTGTCAACTCGTTCCAAAGACCAAAATGAAACACTGGATGAAGATCTGTTCCATAAATTAACTGGAGGACGGGAATGA